In the genome of Pseudarthrobacter sp. IC2-21, one region contains:
- a CDS encoding ammonium transporter — protein sequence MELTAGHVWLMIAAALVLFMTPGLAFFYGGMTRAKAALNMMMMSFISIGMVGVVWVLWGASMSSGEGFFQIVGNPFATFGLEGITSPDGLIKVGYAATFAIITVALISGAIADRAKFGAWTVFVPVWVTLVYCPLAYMIWGGGLFGPDGAIGQALGPAIDFAGGTVVHINAGVAALILVLIIGNRRGFGKDPNHRPHNIPFVMLGAAILWFGWFGFNAGAATTAEQGGLIWINTLAAPAAAMLGWLVTERIRDGHPTSLGAASGVVAGLVAITPACANVSPVGALGLGVVAGVASALAVGLKFRWGFDDSLDVVGVHLVSGIIGTVALGFIALPTDGVGGGLFYGGGLTQLWAQLAAAGIAIAYSAILTLIIALAIHKTMGFRVSQEQETVGVDLSLHAETAYEFGVGGQGGSFQPLHELITGKSPASELSAAKTTQPAAGKESVEA from the coding sequence ATGGAACTTACCGCAGGTCACGTATGGCTCATGATTGCGGCAGCACTCGTGCTGTTCATGACACCGGGTCTGGCATTTTTCTACGGCGGCATGACGCGTGCCAAGGCTGCGCTGAACATGATGATGATGAGCTTCATTTCCATCGGCATGGTGGGCGTGGTCTGGGTGCTTTGGGGGGCTTCGATGAGCTCCGGCGAAGGGTTCTTCCAGATCGTCGGAAACCCGTTCGCCACCTTCGGCCTTGAAGGCATCACCTCCCCGGACGGCCTGATCAAGGTCGGCTACGCCGCCACCTTCGCCATCATCACGGTGGCCCTCATCAGCGGCGCTATCGCTGACCGTGCCAAGTTCGGCGCCTGGACCGTCTTTGTGCCCGTCTGGGTCACGCTGGTCTACTGCCCCCTGGCGTACATGATCTGGGGCGGCGGGCTGTTCGGCCCCGATGGTGCCATTGGACAGGCCCTCGGCCCTGCCATCGACTTTGCCGGCGGCACGGTGGTCCACATCAACGCCGGCGTCGCGGCCCTCATCCTTGTCCTGATCATCGGCAACCGCCGCGGCTTCGGCAAGGACCCGAACCACCGCCCCCACAACATCCCGTTCGTGATGCTCGGCGCGGCCATCCTGTGGTTCGGCTGGTTCGGCTTCAACGCCGGTGCGGCTACCACGGCCGAGCAGGGCGGCCTGATCTGGATCAACACGCTCGCAGCCCCGGCAGCGGCCATGCTTGGCTGGCTCGTCACCGAACGCATCCGCGACGGCCACCCCACCTCCCTCGGTGCGGCCTCCGGTGTTGTGGCCGGTCTGGTTGCCATCACTCCGGCCTGCGCCAACGTCAGCCCTGTCGGTGCCCTCGGTCTCGGTGTCGTCGCCGGCGTGGCCTCCGCCCTGGCCGTCGGACTCAAGTTCCGTTGGGGCTTCGATGACTCCCTGGACGTTGTAGGCGTCCACCTGGTCTCCGGCATCATCGGCACCGTTGCCCTGGGCTTCATCGCCCTCCCCACTGACGGCGTGGGCGGCGGCCTCTTCTACGGCGGCGGCCTCACCCAGCTCTGGGCCCAGCTCGCAGCTGCCGGCATCGCCATTGCCTACTCGGCGATCCTCACCTTGATCATCGCCCTGGCTATCCACAAGACCATGGGCTTCCGCGTCTCCCAGGAGCAGGAGACCGTCGGTGTGGACCTCAGCCTGCACGCTGAGACGGCTTACGAATTCGGTGTGGGCGGGCAGGGCGGAAGCTTCCAGCCCCTGCACGAACTGATCACCGGGAAGTCCCCGGCCAGCGAGCTGTCCGCAGCCAAAACGACTCAGCCGGCTGCCGGCAAGGAAAGCGTGGAAGCATGA
- the ffh gene encoding signal recognition particle protein → MFNSLSDRLTATFKNLRGKGRLTEADVDATVREIRRALLDADVAVPVVREFTARVRERSLGAEVSGALNPSQQIVKIVNEELVEILGGETRRIRLAKTGPTIIMLAGLQGAGKTTLAGKLSKWLKAQGHSPMLVACDLQRPNAVTQLQVVGKRAGVPVFAPHPGATSTELDHPAGDPVAVARAGVEEAKRTLHDVVIVDTAGRLGVDAEMMEQARQIRRAIVPNEVLFVIDSMIGQDAVNTAMAFDEGVNFTGIVLSKLDGDARGGAALSVASVTGKPVMFASTGEGVDDFELFHPDRMASRILDMGDVLTLIEQAEKNWDKDEAARMAKKFADQEDFTLDDFLAQMQQIRNMGSMKKMLMMMPGAQNIRQQLENFDEREIDRVEAIVRSMTPHERVAPKIINGSRRARIAKGSGVHVSEVNGLLERFAQAQKMMKKMAQGGMPGIPGMPGLGGPGGARKGSKNAPKKKARSGNPAKAAQELKDAEARRAGAAKALPTGAAFGQQSGDFDPSQLNLPKGFDKFLGK, encoded by the coding sequence GTGTTCAATTCACTCTCTGACCGGTTGACAGCAACCTTCAAGAACCTCCGTGGCAAGGGCCGCCTCACCGAGGCTGATGTTGATGCCACAGTCCGCGAGATCCGCCGTGCCCTCCTGGATGCCGATGTTGCCGTGCCAGTGGTGCGCGAATTCACCGCCCGGGTCCGTGAACGCTCCCTCGGGGCTGAAGTATCCGGTGCGCTGAACCCCAGCCAGCAGATCGTCAAGATCGTCAACGAGGAACTGGTCGAGATCCTCGGCGGCGAAACCCGCCGCATCCGGCTTGCCAAGACCGGCCCCACCATCATCATGCTGGCCGGCCTCCAGGGTGCCGGTAAGACGACGCTGGCAGGCAAGCTCTCCAAGTGGCTCAAGGCCCAGGGGCACAGCCCCATGCTGGTGGCCTGCGACCTCCAGCGCCCCAACGCCGTCACCCAGCTCCAGGTGGTGGGCAAGCGCGCCGGCGTGCCCGTCTTTGCGCCGCACCCCGGTGCCACCTCCACCGAACTGGACCACCCGGCCGGTGACCCGGTCGCCGTCGCCCGTGCCGGCGTCGAGGAAGCCAAGCGCACCCTGCACGACGTCGTCATCGTTGATACCGCCGGCCGGCTGGGCGTCGACGCCGAAATGATGGAGCAGGCGCGCCAGATCCGCCGCGCCATCGTGCCCAACGAAGTGCTGTTCGTGATCGACTCGATGATCGGCCAGGACGCCGTGAACACGGCGATGGCCTTTGATGAAGGGGTCAACTTCACGGGCATTGTGCTCTCAAAGCTCGACGGCGATGCCCGCGGCGGTGCCGCGCTTTCGGTTGCGTCCGTCACCGGTAAGCCCGTGATGTTCGCGTCCACCGGTGAAGGTGTGGACGACTTTGAGCTCTTCCACCCGGACCGCATGGCCTCCCGCATCCTGGACATGGGCGACGTCCTTACCCTCATCGAGCAGGCCGAGAAGAACTGGGACAAAGACGAAGCAGCCCGGATGGCGAAGAAATTCGCCGACCAGGAAGACTTCACCCTGGACGACTTCCTGGCGCAGATGCAGCAGATCCGCAACATGGGCTCCATGAAGAAGATGCTCATGATGATGCCCGGCGCGCAGAACATTCGCCAGCAGCTGGAGAACTTCGACGAACGTGAGATCGACCGCGTCGAGGCAATCGTCCGCTCCATGACCCCGCACGAGCGCGTGGCGCCGAAGATCATCAACGGCTCCCGCCGCGCCCGCATCGCCAAGGGCTCCGGTGTGCACGTCTCCGAGGTCAACGGCCTGCTGGAGCGCTTCGCGCAGGCCCAGAAGATGATGAAGAAGATGGCCCAGGGCGGCATGCCGGGCATCCCCGGAATGCCTGGCCTGGGCGGTCCGGGCGGCGCACGGAAGGGCAGCAAGAACGCCCCGAAGAAGAAGGCCCGTTCCGGCAACCCGGCCAAGGCGGCCCAGGAACTCAAGGATGCCGAGGCCCGGCGCGCAGGTGCGGCGAAGGCCCTGCCGACGGGCGCTGCCTTCGGCCAGCAGTCCGGCGACTTTGATCCCTCGCAGCTGAACCTGCCCAAGGGCTTCGACAAGTTCCTCGGCAAGTAA
- the ftsY gene encoding signal recognition particle-docking protein FtsY, producing the protein MNDILPIILSIVAALVVIGGLIPVLMKTRKNINQYPGTRDANDPVGGGGTLLEDAPVAPAERQAPAGVDLEDLEITDVPDDAAGLETIPVETPLPVAGRLTRLRERLVRSNNILGKGLLALLSSDKIDENVWDEVEETLLLADLGTEPTMQLVDALRERVKVLGTRTPEQVKALLREELIKLVDPTMDRSLRTERHADKPAIMLVVGVNGVGKTTTVGKLARVLVAEDKDVLLGAADTFRAAAAEQLATWGQRVGVPTVKSDVDGADPASVAYEAVKAGIDQEVDVVMIDTAGRLQNKTGLMDELGKVKRVIEKLAEVDEVLLVLDATTGQNGLNQARVFAEVVNITGIVLTKLDGTAKGGIVVAIQKSLGVPVKLIGLGEGADDLAPFDAEGFVDALLN; encoded by the coding sequence GTGAATGACATCCTCCCCATTATTCTGTCCATCGTTGCTGCCCTGGTGGTTATTGGCGGGCTCATCCCGGTCCTGATGAAGACGCGGAAGAACATCAACCAGTACCCCGGGACGCGTGACGCCAACGATCCCGTCGGGGGCGGCGGTACGCTGCTGGAGGACGCCCCCGTGGCGCCGGCCGAACGGCAGGCTCCGGCCGGCGTCGACCTCGAAGACCTTGAAATCACCGACGTCCCGGACGACGCCGCCGGCCTCGAAACCATCCCGGTGGAGACGCCGCTGCCCGTTGCAGGCCGCCTCACCCGCCTCCGTGAACGCCTGGTCCGGTCCAACAACATTCTGGGCAAGGGCCTGCTCGCCCTGCTCTCCAGTGACAAGATCGACGAAAACGTCTGGGACGAAGTTGAGGAAACCCTCCTGCTGGCGGACCTGGGCACCGAACCCACCATGCAGCTGGTGGACGCCCTCCGGGAACGCGTGAAGGTACTCGGCACCCGGACCCCCGAGCAGGTCAAAGCATTGCTCCGGGAGGAACTGATCAAGCTGGTGGACCCAACCATGGACCGCAGCCTCCGCACCGAGCGGCACGCGGACAAGCCGGCCATCATGCTGGTGGTTGGCGTCAACGGCGTGGGAAAGACCACCACCGTGGGCAAGCTGGCCCGTGTCCTGGTGGCAGAGGACAAGGACGTCCTGCTGGGCGCGGCGGACACGTTCCGTGCTGCCGCGGCGGAGCAGCTGGCCACCTGGGGGCAGCGCGTGGGCGTTCCCACTGTGAAGTCCGACGTCGACGGTGCGGACCCTGCCTCCGTTGCCTACGAGGCGGTCAAGGCAGGCATCGACCAGGAAGTCGACGTGGTCATGATCGACACCGCGGGCCGCCTGCAGAACAAGACCGGCCTGATGGACGAACTCGGCAAGGTCAAGCGGGTCATCGAAAAGCTCGCCGAGGTGGACGAGGTACTGCTGGTCCTGGACGCCACCACCGGCCAGAACGGGCTCAACCAGGCCCGGGTTTTCGCCGAGGTTGTCAACATCACCGGCATCGTCCTGACCAAGCTCGACGGCACCGCCAAGGGCGGCATCGTGGTGGCCATCCAGAAGTCGCTCGGTGTGCCGGTCAAGCTGATCGGCCTGGGCGAAGGCGCCGATGACCTGGCGCCGTTCGATGCCGAGGGCTTTGTGGACGCGCTGCTCAACTAA
- a CDS encoding MFS transporter, which translates to MLAAAFLIALGFGLVAPVLPQFATTFDVGATAAAVIVSIFALMRLVFAPAGGALIGRLGERPVYVSGLLIVAVSTAACAFAQNYWQLLVFRGLGGVGSVMFTVASMALVVRLAPPESRGRVSGAYASAFLVGSVLGPVVGGLLAGFGLRVPFLCYAAALIVAAVVVQTQLSHTTSSARAAGARAPAMRFADALGVGAYRSVLVSSFANGWATFGVRMATVPLFAVAELGAGPETAGLALAVFAGGNAAALTFSGRLADSLGRKPMMVAGLLVAGLATAAIGFTSELAWFLAASTVAGAGSGLLGPAQQAAVADVIGNERSGGKVLAAYQMTTDIGTIAGPVLVGILADRLGYGWAFGVTGCVLVVAAACWSVTREPLVRSSGELPSAKTGPAEE; encoded by the coding sequence ATGCTCGCCGCTGCCTTCCTGATTGCCCTCGGATTCGGACTCGTTGCGCCCGTTCTGCCGCAATTTGCCACGACTTTCGACGTCGGGGCAACGGCCGCCGCGGTGATCGTGAGCATCTTCGCTCTGATGCGGCTCGTGTTCGCGCCGGCCGGCGGCGCCCTGATTGGGCGGCTCGGCGAGCGGCCCGTGTATGTGTCCGGCCTGCTCATCGTGGCGGTCTCGACGGCGGCCTGCGCCTTCGCCCAGAACTACTGGCAGCTCCTGGTCTTCCGTGGCCTGGGCGGAGTGGGGTCCGTGATGTTCACCGTGGCCTCGATGGCGCTGGTGGTCCGGCTGGCACCCCCGGAGAGCCGGGGACGGGTGTCCGGGGCTTACGCGTCCGCTTTCCTGGTGGGGAGCGTCCTGGGCCCAGTGGTGGGCGGCCTGCTGGCAGGGTTTGGGCTGCGCGTGCCGTTCCTGTGCTATGCCGCGGCGCTTATCGTCGCCGCCGTCGTGGTTCAAACCCAGCTCAGCCACACGACGTCCTCAGCGCGCGCTGCCGGGGCCCGGGCGCCGGCCATGCGCTTCGCCGATGCCCTTGGCGTGGGCGCCTACCGTTCGGTCCTGGTTTCCAGCTTCGCCAACGGCTGGGCAACATTCGGTGTGCGCATGGCAACCGTCCCGCTTTTTGCGGTTGCAGAGCTGGGAGCAGGACCTGAAACAGCCGGCCTGGCTCTGGCCGTCTTTGCCGGTGGTAACGCGGCAGCGCTGACATTTTCCGGCCGGCTGGCCGACAGCCTGGGCCGCAAGCCGATGATGGTCGCCGGGCTGCTGGTGGCCGGACTCGCCACGGCTGCCATCGGCTTCACCTCTGAACTGGCCTGGTTTTTGGCTGCTTCCACCGTGGCCGGAGCGGGTTCGGGCCTGCTGGGCCCCGCCCAGCAGGCCGCCGTGGCGGACGTGATCGGGAACGAACGCTCCGGCGGGAAAGTCCTGGCGGCCTACCAGATGACCACGGACATCGGAACAATTGCCGGGCCGGTTCTGGTGGGAATCCTCGCTGACCGGCTGGGCTACGGCTGGGCATTCGGCGTCACCGGCTGCGTCCTGGTGGTGGCAGCCGCCTGCTGGTCAGTCACACGCGAGCCGCTGGTACGCAGCAGCGGAGAGCTTCCCTCGGCAAAGACCGGACCGGCCGAAGAATAG
- a CDS encoding glucose-6-phosphate dehydrogenase — MTSQTSVKTLLILGASGDLTGRLLLPGLARLVAKGRADGLTLVGAGSDDWSPDQWKDRVHDAFADSAKDADAAGRKALITLEKATTYHQVDVTAEGALAVLLAGLEGPTAIYFALPPRISQLACESLHRDQVPAGTRLVMEKPFGSSEASARSLNQTLAGLVPEDHIHRVDHFLGKATVLNILGLRFANNFLEPVWNREHVEKVEIIFDEDLALEGRARYYDSAGALRDMIQSHLLQIMALMAIEPPATIGERDLRDAVATVLRASSISAPYAKSTHRARYTAGSIAGKKVPDYVKEQGVDAARETETLAEVRVDIDNWRWQGVPFILRSGKALGTKRKEAVVTFLPVPHLPGGFTGVDSPNQLRIGFGPDTLQFDVDVNGPGNIFSLGRVTLNAELSDSELLPYGEVLEGVLNGDPLLSVRGDTAEDCWRILEPVLKAWQRGTVPLEEYDAGSAGPAGWQGSVPAE, encoded by the coding sequence GTGACGAGCCAAACGAGTGTAAAAACCCTGCTCATCCTGGGGGCCTCCGGGGACCTGACCGGCCGCCTTCTCCTTCCGGGCCTGGCCCGTCTGGTGGCGAAAGGCCGCGCCGACGGCCTGACCCTGGTGGGTGCCGGCTCCGATGACTGGAGCCCTGACCAGTGGAAGGACCGGGTCCACGACGCATTCGCCGACTCCGCAAAGGATGCGGACGCCGCCGGGAGAAAAGCGCTGATCACCCTGGAGAAAGCCACCACCTACCACCAGGTGGACGTCACCGCGGAGGGGGCGCTGGCAGTATTGCTGGCCGGCCTGGAAGGTCCCACCGCCATCTACTTCGCCTTGCCGCCGAGGATCAGCCAACTGGCCTGCGAATCCCTGCACCGCGACCAGGTCCCGGCCGGAACCCGGCTGGTCATGGAGAAGCCCTTTGGCTCCAGCGAGGCCTCGGCCCGTTCCCTGAACCAGACGCTCGCCGGACTCGTTCCCGAGGACCACATCCACCGGGTGGACCATTTCCTCGGCAAGGCAACTGTGCTGAACATCCTGGGCCTGCGCTTTGCCAACAATTTCCTCGAGCCCGTCTGGAACCGGGAACACGTGGAGAAGGTGGAGATCATCTTCGACGAGGATCTGGCCCTCGAGGGGCGTGCACGGTATTACGATTCCGCCGGGGCGCTGCGGGACATGATCCAAAGCCACCTGCTGCAGATCATGGCACTGATGGCCATTGAGCCGCCCGCCACCATCGGCGAGCGCGACCTGCGCGATGCAGTGGCAACTGTGCTGCGCGCCAGCAGCATCAGCGCGCCCTACGCGAAGTCCACCCACCGTGCCAGGTACACGGCCGGTTCGATCGCGGGCAAGAAGGTCCCGGACTACGTCAAGGAGCAGGGTGTGGACGCGGCCCGGGAAACGGAAACCCTGGCGGAGGTCCGGGTGGATATCGATAACTGGCGCTGGCAGGGGGTTCCCTTCATCCTGCGCTCCGGCAAGGCCCTTGGCACCAAACGCAAAGAGGCTGTGGTGACCTTCCTCCCCGTCCCGCACCTCCCTGGCGGGTTCACCGGGGTGGACTCCCCCAACCAGCTGCGGATCGGTTTCGGCCCGGACACCCTCCAGTTCGACGTGGACGTCAACGGGCCGGGCAACATTTTCTCACTCGGCAGGGTCACCCTGAACGCGGAGCTCAGCGATTCGGAGCTGCTGCCCTACGGCGAAGTCCTCGAGGGTGTCCTGAACGGGGATCCCCTGCTTTCAGTCCGCGGGGACACCGCGGAGGACTGCTGGCGGATCCTTGAACCGGTACTGAAGGCCTGGCAGCGCGGGACCGTGCCGCTGGAAGAGTACGACGCCGGCTCGGCAGGTCCTGCAGGCTGGCAGGGTTCGGTGCCGGCGGAGTAA
- a CDS encoding P-II family nitrogen regulator, translating to MKLITAIVRPEKLEAIREGLESYGVQGLTVSAASGYGRQRGYTEVYRGAEYNVDLLPKIRVEVLATDEQADDILDVIIASSNTGRAGDGKVWTVDVFEAVRVRTGERGVAAI from the coding sequence ATGAAACTGATCACAGCCATCGTCCGCCCGGAAAAGCTCGAAGCCATCCGGGAAGGTCTGGAGTCCTACGGAGTCCAGGGACTGACGGTCAGTGCCGCAAGCGGTTACGGCCGCCAGCGCGGTTACACCGAGGTCTACCGTGGCGCCGAGTACAACGTGGACCTCCTACCCAAGATCCGGGTGGAAGTGCTTGCCACAGATGAGCAGGCCGATGACATCCTGGACGTCATCATCGCCAGCTCCAACACCGGACGCGCAGGCGACGGCAAGGTCTGGACGGTGGACGTCTTCGAGGCAGTGAGGGTTCGCACCGGAGAACGCGGCGTGGCAGCAATCTAA
- the smc gene encoding chromosome segregation protein SMC yields the protein MHLKSLTVRGFKSFASATTFDFEPGVTAVVGPNGSGKSNVVDALSWVMGEQGAKTLRGGKMEDVIFAGTSGRPPLGRAHVSLTIDNTDGALPIEYSEVTISRTLFRTGGSEYAINGASCRLLDIQELLSDSGLGREMHVIVGQGQLDKVLHATPEDRRGFIEEAAGILKHRRRKEKTVRKLEAMQANLQRLTDLTGEIRRQLTPLGKQADVARRAQRVQFDVRDARARLLADDLARERNSLARDVADEAALKARRAAVEQELESGRRQQAAIEHLAAEATPRLNGARDTWYRLNAARERLRSLGSLARERGRLLGAADAEPYSGRDPEQLERQAARVREELSELDRHILDRRSALESATGAKSEAEQAAAAEDKRLTAVLRAAADRREGLAKLAGQVGAARSRVESAQAELGRLRDSLAAGQDRRSKAQSEFTALESQVAGVEEGEETLDADYEDASAELDAVVQEIANLTAAGREAVRERDSLVARRDALQLGLNRKDGAAHVLSAGLEGVAGTLAAGLSVEPGYETAIAAALGEASEAIVVRNPEVAAAVVKLLKDDDAGRAVLLLESAAPARPGTVTSGSLPAKARRALDLVTASGDHGAAVAALLGGSVVVGDVAAAGALVGERPELTAVTVAGDVLTALTVTGGSAKAPSLLEVQAAVDDAESRLAAVTADLERNRFALAGAEARRAKAQARTDAALDRLHDSDARLAAVAERLGHLNSILRSAVGESDRLAASLARAEANVRAEEEALAAIAARLAAAQEAPAEEEPSTEQRDALARAASLARSAEMEARLALRSTEEQLTATRNRAVSLERAAATERKAREEAAERARRRRLQARLAAAVAAAADLAIRYIDVSVDLAREERDLAEENREQRDRELQSIRGGNDSLARELTELTDSVHRDELARTQHRARIETLESRSIEELGITPDVLVADFGPDVPVPVPAEDSGDKWAALRTPVDGSGAPVVEGKPFVREEQEKRLRKAERDLSALGKVNPLALEEFAALEERHQFLSTQLEDLKSSRKDLLDIIKEVDDRVQRVFAEAFEDTQAQFVRVFGRLFPGGEGRLVLTDPSDMLTTGIEVEARPAGKKIKRLSLLSGGERSLTAVALLVAIFKARPSPFYVMDEVEAALDDTNLGRLITIFEELRESSQLIVITHQKRTMEVADALYGVTMRGDGVSTVISQRLGADV from the coding sequence TTGCACCTCAAGAGCCTTACCGTCCGGGGATTCAAGTCGTTCGCGTCGGCAACGACGTTCGACTTCGAGCCCGGAGTCACGGCCGTGGTGGGGCCTAACGGTTCAGGAAAGTCCAATGTGGTGGATGCCCTGTCCTGGGTGATGGGGGAGCAGGGGGCCAAGACACTGCGCGGCGGCAAAATGGAAGACGTCATTTTCGCCGGCACGTCCGGGCGCCCGCCCTTGGGCCGCGCACATGTCTCCCTGACGATCGACAACACCGACGGTGCCCTGCCCATTGAGTACAGCGAAGTCACCATCTCCCGGACGCTGTTCCGCACCGGCGGCTCCGAATACGCCATCAACGGGGCCAGCTGCCGCCTCCTCGACATCCAGGAACTGCTCTCGGACTCCGGCCTGGGCCGGGAAATGCACGTCATCGTGGGCCAGGGCCAGCTCGACAAAGTCCTGCACGCCACCCCCGAGGACCGCCGCGGATTTATCGAGGAAGCCGCCGGAATCCTCAAGCACCGGCGCCGCAAGGAAAAGACGGTCCGCAAGCTGGAGGCCATGCAGGCGAACCTGCAGCGGCTCACGGACCTGACCGGAGAGATCAGGCGCCAGCTGACCCCGCTCGGCAAACAGGCCGACGTCGCCCGCCGTGCCCAGAGGGTCCAGTTCGATGTCCGCGATGCACGCGCGCGGCTGTTGGCCGATGACCTGGCCCGGGAGCGAAACTCCCTGGCCCGGGACGTCGCGGATGAGGCAGCCCTGAAAGCCCGCAGGGCCGCGGTGGAGCAGGAACTGGAGTCCGGGCGCCGGCAGCAGGCCGCCATCGAGCACCTCGCGGCGGAGGCCACACCCAGGCTCAACGGGGCGAGGGACACGTGGTACCGGCTGAACGCGGCGCGGGAACGCCTCCGCTCCCTCGGTTCCCTGGCCCGGGAACGCGGCCGCCTCCTCGGTGCCGCCGATGCCGAACCGTACTCTGGACGGGACCCGGAGCAGTTGGAGCGGCAGGCCGCACGGGTCCGGGAGGAACTCTCGGAACTCGATCGTCACATCCTTGACCGGCGGAGCGCCCTGGAGTCGGCAACAGGTGCCAAGTCCGAAGCTGAACAGGCCGCCGCCGCCGAGGACAAGCGCCTCACGGCCGTGCTCCGCGCCGCAGCAGACCGCCGCGAAGGGCTCGCCAAGCTGGCCGGCCAGGTGGGCGCGGCCAGGTCGCGGGTGGAGTCCGCCCAGGCCGAACTGGGCCGGCTCCGCGATTCGCTCGCCGCCGGGCAGGACCGCCGCAGCAAGGCCCAGTCCGAGTTCACCGCCCTCGAAAGCCAGGTAGCCGGCGTTGAGGAAGGCGAGGAAACCCTCGACGCCGACTACGAGGACGCCAGCGCCGAACTCGACGCCGTTGTTCAGGAGATTGCCAATCTGACCGCCGCCGGCAGGGAAGCCGTCCGCGAACGCGACTCCCTGGTGGCCCGGCGCGACGCCCTGCAGCTTGGACTCAACCGCAAAGACGGTGCGGCCCATGTCCTCAGCGCCGGCCTCGAGGGTGTCGCCGGGACGCTGGCGGCAGGGCTATCTGTTGAACCGGGCTATGAAACGGCCATCGCCGCCGCACTCGGGGAAGCCTCCGAAGCCATCGTGGTCCGCAATCCCGAAGTGGCGGCCGCCGTGGTGAAGCTGCTCAAGGACGACGACGCCGGCCGCGCCGTGTTGCTGCTGGAATCGGCCGCACCGGCGCGCCCGGGCACGGTGACGTCGGGTTCGTTGCCTGCCAAGGCCCGCCGGGCACTTGACCTGGTGACCGCCAGCGGGGACCACGGCGCGGCGGTGGCCGCGCTTCTCGGGGGATCCGTCGTCGTCGGTGACGTGGCGGCCGCCGGCGCATTGGTCGGTGAACGGCCTGAGCTCACCGCCGTTACCGTGGCCGGGGATGTTCTGACAGCGCTGACCGTCACCGGAGGATCCGCGAAGGCGCCGTCGCTGCTTGAAGTGCAGGCCGCCGTCGACGACGCCGAATCCAGGCTCGCTGCCGTCACCGCGGATCTTGAGCGGAACCGGTTCGCGCTCGCCGGCGCGGAAGCGCGGCGCGCCAAAGCGCAGGCCCGGACCGACGCTGCCTTGGACAGGCTGCACGATTCGGACGCCAGGCTCGCGGCCGTCGCTGAGCGCCTCGGCCACCTGAATTCAATCCTGCGCAGCGCCGTCGGGGAAAGCGACAGGCTTGCCGCTTCCCTGGCCAGGGCCGAAGCGAACGTACGTGCCGAGGAGGAGGCGCTCGCGGCCATCGCCGCCCGGCTGGCCGCGGCGCAGGAAGCGCCCGCGGAGGAAGAACCGTCCACCGAACAGCGCGACGCCCTGGCCCGGGCAGCGTCCCTGGCCCGGTCCGCCGAAATGGAAGCCAGGCTCGCGCTCCGCAGTACCGAAGAACAACTGACCGCCACCCGGAACCGGGCCGTCTCGCTCGAACGCGCAGCCGCCACGGAGCGCAAAGCCCGGGAAGAGGCGGCCGAAAGGGCGCGCCGCCGGCGGCTCCAGGCCCGGCTGGCCGCGGCAGTGGCAGCCGCGGCGGATCTGGCCATCCGCTACATTGACGTCTCCGTGGATCTGGCCCGTGAAGAGCGCGATCTTGCGGAGGAGAACCGGGAGCAACGGGACCGCGAACTGCAGTCGATCCGCGGAGGCAACGACTCCCTGGCCCGCGAGCTCACCGAATTGACTGATTCGGTGCACCGGGACGAACTGGCCCGCACCCAGCACAGGGCGCGGATTGAGACCCTGGAAAGCCGGTCCATCGAGGAACTGGGCATCACGCCGGACGTCCTGGTGGCGGATTTCGGCCCTGACGTACCGGTGCCGGTCCCTGCGGAGGACAGCGGTGATAAGTGGGCCGCGCTGCGGACACCGGTGGACGGCAGCGGCGCCCCGGTGGTTGAGGGCAAACCGTTTGTCAGGGAGGAACAGGAGAAACGGCTTCGGAAAGCCGAACGGGACCTCTCGGCCCTGGGTAAGGTCAACCCGCTGGCGCTGGAGGAATTCGCGGCCCTCGAAGAACGGCACCAGTTCCTCAGCACCCAGCTTGAGGACCTGAAGTCCAGCCGCAAGGACCTCCTGGACATCATCAAGGAAGTGGACGACCGGGTGCAGAGGGTCTTTGCCGAGGCCTTCGAAGACACCCAGGCCCAGTTCGTCCGCGTCTTTGGCCGGCTCTTTCCCGGCGGCGAGGGCCGGCTGGTCCTGACCGACCCGTCGGACATGCTCACCACAGGCATCGAGGTGGAAGCCCGGCCGGCCGGCAAGAAGATCAAGCGGCTCTCGCTGCTCTCCGGCGGCGAACGGTCCCTCACCGCCGTAGCCCTGCTGGTGGCCATCTTCAAGGCCCGCCCCTCGCCGTTCTACGTGATGGATGAGGTGGAGGCGGCCCTGGACGACACCAACCTTGGCCGCCTCATCACCATCTTCGAAGAACTTCGCGAGTCCAGCCAGCTGATCGTGATCACCCACCAGAAGCGGACCATGGAAGTCGCCGATGCGCTCTACGGCGTCACCATGCGCGGCGACGGCGTGTCAACCGTTATCAGCCAGCGGCTGGGGGCCGACGTCTAG